TCAAATATGCCTAGGAAGTTCTCTTTCCTCCTTCTAATTCTAccgaattttttaataaaaataaataaattgaacagataaaatatcaattaatttaattaaattaattttttttaaaaataatagaagatttaattaaaaatatttttttaaataataatagaaTTATCAGATATTTACtggttcatttttttaattttaatttattcagtttaactgaataaataattttaaaattaaaattgaattgaattatttgaaaaaaaaaatagttttttaggaaaaaaattaaaatatcgaaTTAACTGGAGTGAATCTATTCAGTGGATTTGATcgatttaatcaaatttttataATTACTCTTTAGTTTTTGTGTTCTTCTAGTGCAGGATTTTAAGACTTATTGGTGTGCCCTGGGTAACTTCCATCATGTTCTTTTACTTATCAACAAAGAGTTTGCAATGACAGGCCTTGAGTTTCTCCAAGTAACTCCCACTGATTCATTCTTTGTATATTTAGAAGTAAAAACATAGCCACCTTTATGAGTTCAATCCCCAAGAATTAATTAATCGGATTTTAATATCGCAAAGAAAtggtttaattttcttaaatagaaAAAGGCGcggattatttatttattttggataGACTTTTATATCCACCACGTGGGAAGAATCCAGCCTTGTGAATCCTTGTATAACCACTTTGGATTTTGGACAAGCTTCTCTCCTCCATGGCTTCTTCCTTGCTTCCTCCCACTGCCTTTCTCAACAAGAACCCTTTTTTTCCCAAACACACATCCCTCAACCCCTTCATCCTACCCTTAAAGCCTCCCAGGCATGCTGCAGGCAGGTGCAGCGCCCTAATTCAAGACCTCCTCCCTCAAAATTTCCCAAACTTGGAGTTGGATGCGAACAGCCCACTGTATCCATTTGCTCGGTATGGCATTGCCCAGCTCAGGGCCGCTTTTGCAGGGCTTCCAGAGATAGAGAGATGGGAGATTGTGGCCTTGGTTGTGCTCATCTGGGTCTACTTGACTGTCAGGCCTGGGGTTCTTATTGGGGCCGTGGATGCCTATGTTTTTGCCCCATTGCAGCAGGGGATTGATAGCTTGCTGGGAAGGAGGAGCCTCAAGATGGGTGATTTCGTTGTGGGAGATAAGTTGGGCGAGGGCTCGTTTGGGGTTGTGTATTATGGTGCCATTGTAGACAAGAATGGGGGGGTGGAAGGTGGTGTGAGGAAAAGGGGAAGGAGAGTGGACATGGATCGGAAGTACAAGGAAAGGGTTATCTTGAAGAAGGCAAGCGACTTGTCTTCACCATTTATTTATTTGGTTTTCTAAAACACTACACTTGTTGTTCTCTAGTTCTCATTCAATTCAATATCAAGTAGCTCAAAAATTAGTATGGTTGAACAGCTTAATCAATTGCTAGAGGTCTCTTGCTTGTTTTGGACTATAAACTCCATTCATCAGCTGGCCGAGCAGAACTGGTGGTCAATTGCCTCTCATCTAAATGACAGTTTGAGTTCATTTGTTAGGAGTTGGTTGAGTCATTTTCCATCAAGTTCTAGCTCCGACGGAAGTATTCtaactctataaaaggaaatggTTTAGGATTTCATGTTAGAAAGACAAGAAGAATTAGGAGGTTTCAAATAGATCCAAGAGAACCAAAGATCTTGTTTTAACATTGCCAAGTGTTTCACTCTTACAATTTGTTTATACTTTATAGTGTCTTTTAAGAAATATATCacttttagattttgtaattggTCTTCATTTCTTGAGCAGAAATTTTCTCTCTTTAAGCTAATAAGCGAACTGCATAAGCTTAATGACCACTTGATCTGGCTGTGCCACATTTTTGTGACTAGAATGAATATCTTATAACTTTGTATATCAACACAAGTATCCAATGCTAGTGTTATTGGTCATACTTTTGTTTATGTATCAGGTTAAGGTTGGAGTTCAAGGAGCTGAAGAATGTGGCGAGTTTGAGGAATGGTTCAATTACCGTGTAGCAAGAGCTGCTCCTGATTCATGCGCTGAGTTCCTTGGAAGTTTCATTGCTGATAAGACATCATCAGAATTCACCAAAGGGGGCAAGTGGCTTGTTTGGAAATTTGAGGTATGTAAATTGTACAAAAGCTTGTTTACAGTTTTTGCTTTAACAAAGTTATAAGTAGCTTTTTGTTTTCAATCTGTGTAATTTTTGTCAAAAAGAAGTCAGAAAGTGCAATATGAACCCCAAACAAGGTGTACACAGTGTGCACTCCAAATTTAAATGCTGAGCAAGTATGTCAGTCGACAAAGAAAGATAGGTCattcttgaaaaatcttttgCCTTTTCACATTCATTATATCCTTTTGTTTCAGCATACGGCTTAAATATATATTGTGTGAAACTAGACGACTGATCATGATAAAATTACATTTTAGACAACAACATCAATCCAATTTACAATGTTGTTTTGTGTTTTTGCAAGGTCCTATTATCCATGCCCTTAACAAGGGCTTTCTGCCAGAGTATCTACCTTATCTATTTGTGCATGTTGAAGGAGCATAATTTATATCAGTAGTAAAAAAATTTGGCTTAGTATTTCCCATGTTTCTAGGACCCTCCTTTTGCATTTGCTAATTTCTGTAATTGCCTTATCTCAGGGAGATCGAACCTTGGCTGATTACATAAAGGATAGGAACTTTCCATTCAATTTAGAATCCATCATGTTTGGCCGTATCCTCGAAGGAGTTGACTCAGTAAAACGAAGTGCACTCATTATTAAACAGATCATGAGACAGATAATAACTTCTCTGAAGAGGATTCATGATACAGGAATTGTCCATCGAGACATAAAACCGTCTAACTTGGTAGTCACCAGCAAAGGGCAGATCAAGATTATAGACTTTGGCGCAGCCACAGACCTTCGAATCGGCAAGAACTACGTGCCTGACCGAGGTTTGCTTGATCCCGATTATTGTCCTCCTGAATTATATGTTCTTCCAGAGGAAACACCCAAACCCCCACCAGAACCCATAGCTGCCATTTTTTCTCCAATACTATGGCAGGTAGTTTCTACTACTTTTTACTGTGTTCTGATCTGTATTTAAACAAGTTGCTCCCTTCATGTAACTATAAGTATCAATTACATGGAGATTTGATTTTCATCTCATTCTTAATCAAAATATTCCGAAGGCTAATAACCTCTTTTCTTTGCCTTTGCAGCTCAACAGCCCTGATCTTTTCGACATGTACTCAGCAGGAATAACACTGATGCAAATGGCAATTCCAAAATTGAGGTCCACTTCAGGTCTGAAGAACTTCAATGCTGAGCTGAAGGGAGCTGGCTATGATCTGAAAAAATGGCGCGAAACTACTCGTTCGAGGCCGGACATGCAACTGCTCGATCTAGATTCTGGTAGAGGGTGGGACTTGGCAACGAAGCTAGTTTCAGAAAGAGGGTTTTTAAGAAGGGGCCGGCTATCGGCCGATGCTGCTTTGAGGCATCCTTACTTCTTACTAAGTGGTGATCAGGCAGCAGCTGTGCTTTCAAAATTAAGCTTGACAAAGTAGGTGTTTCTTCCATGAATCTACTTTCATTCCAAAACATCTATACAAATGTTGTCATCTTTTCTCTTGCACCTCAACACATCCTGTTCAATATTCAGTCGGCTGTTGCCTCTTCAAATCAATTCTAAACTTTAGccattttgagttgaaagattgcCCGTTGACTGGTGAATTGTGTCGTGATTTGATCTATGATGTCGGTAGTACAGTTGTGTCGTTGACTTGTCTGGTCAACCGTCAATCAAACCCtaaaaaatgaaggaaaaaaaaGAGTGTTGAGAGGAATAATAAGAGAGAATT
This window of the Zingiber officinale cultivar Zhangliang chromosome 3B, Zo_v1.1, whole genome shotgun sequence genome carries:
- the LOC121967789 gene encoding serine/threonine-protein kinase STN8, chloroplastic; the protein is MASSLLPPTAFLNKNPFFPKHTSLNPFILPLKPPRHAAGRCSALIQDLLPQNFPNLELDANSPLYPFARYGIAQLRAAFAGLPEIERWEIVALVVLIWVYLTVRPGVLIGAVDAYVFAPLQQGIDSLLGRRSLKMGDFVVGDKLGEGSFGVVYYGAIVDKNGGVEGGVRKRGRRVDMDRKYKERVILKKVKVGVQGAEECGEFEEWFNYRVARAAPDSCAEFLGSFIADKTSSEFTKGGKWLVWKFEGDRTLADYIKDRNFPFNLESIMFGRILEGVDSVKRSALIIKQIMRQIITSLKRIHDTGIVHRDIKPSNLVVTSKGQIKIIDFGAATDLRIGKNYVPDRGLLDPDYCPPELYVLPEETPKPPPEPIAAIFSPILWQLNSPDLFDMYSAGITLMQMAIPKLRSTSGLKNFNAELKGAGYDLKKWRETTRSRPDMQLLDLDSGRGWDLATKLVSERGFLRRGRLSADAALRHPYFLLSGDQAAAVLSKLSLTK